From Alienimonas californiensis, a single genomic window includes:
- a CDS encoding polyprenyl synthetase family protein: MTAATAPPPAMTSVRGGGTGASEADLLAEVVGLVGKDLAACERLYAEELASSHPAVRDVRDHVAKYRGKRLRPILTLLAGAACGGVNAKHHTLAAVVEMVHAATLVHDDVLDGADVRRHVATVHSRWNPRTAVLFGDFLFTHAFHLAATVDAAACRAIGAATNAVCEGELTQIHERGNVDLTEAEYFRIVAGKTAALTAVSAELGAVHAGADAATAAALRGYGEDLGVAFQIADDLLDLVGEEGCVGKTLGSDLVEKKLTLPIIRLRDRLPHGKVQELKALLADPTADARDRLLPLLKQTGALESAAATARERAAAAIARLDVLPDSPAKGLLERLARFSVRRGS; encoded by the coding sequence ATGACCGCCGCGACCGCCCCGCCCCCCGCCATGACCAGCGTCCGCGGAGGGGGGACGGGCGCCTCGGAAGCGGACCTGCTCGCCGAAGTCGTCGGCCTCGTCGGCAAGGACCTCGCCGCCTGCGAACGGCTGTACGCGGAAGAACTGGCAAGCTCACACCCCGCCGTCCGCGACGTGCGGGACCATGTGGCGAAGTACCGCGGCAAGCGGTTGCGGCCGATCCTCACCCTGCTGGCCGGCGCCGCCTGCGGGGGGGTGAACGCGAAGCATCACACGCTGGCGGCGGTCGTGGAGATGGTCCACGCCGCCACGCTGGTGCACGACGACGTGCTGGACGGGGCGGACGTCCGCCGGCATGTCGCCACGGTGCATTCCCGCTGGAACCCCCGCACGGCGGTGCTGTTCGGGGACTTCCTGTTCACGCACGCCTTTCACCTCGCCGCGACCGTCGACGCCGCCGCCTGCCGGGCGATCGGCGCCGCCACCAACGCCGTCTGCGAGGGCGAACTGACCCAGATCCACGAACGCGGCAACGTCGACCTGACGGAGGCCGAGTACTTCCGCATCGTCGCCGGCAAAACCGCGGCCCTGACGGCAGTGAGCGCCGAACTGGGCGCCGTGCACGCCGGAGCCGACGCGGCGACGGCCGCCGCCCTCCGGGGTTACGGCGAAGACCTCGGCGTCGCCTTTCAGATCGCCGACGACCTGCTCGATCTCGTCGGGGAGGAGGGCTGCGTGGGCAAGACGCTCGGTTCGGACCTCGTCGAAAAGAAGCTCACCCTGCCGATCATCCGCCTGCGGGACCGACTGCCGCACGGCAAGGTCCAGGAACTCAAGGCGCTGCTGGCCGATCCGACCGCCGACGCCCGCGATCGTCTCCTGCCGTTACTGAAGCAAACCGGGGCGTTGGAAAGCGCCGCGGCGACGGCCCGCGAACGGGCCGCCGCCGCGATCGCCCGGTTGGACGTCCTGCCGGATTCCCCGGCAAAGGGCCTGCTGGAACGCCTCGCCCGGTTCAGCGTGCGGCGGGGGTCCTAA
- a CDS encoding ATPase, T2SS/T4P/T4SS family produces MFGRRNAPQPAEDDEEQEPEFDLVTFRGPLSGDPVDMSAHASVARVGLGPAREMISDALSRRGEMVRLDTRGPAAAVRTYIDGVAYPGGRMPARQAAAITQVLKLLAGLDVKVRDQPQSGGIKADLDGVKYVLRIDTEPAGQTERLTVRAENQNEKLEKPEELGFPPDLKELIREMAGGAKGGLFIVGPPLSGVTTTTFGVLRSVDSYVYNIYAIGDLGGRDLHTLTDFTPNKGESLDDAIVRVIRAEADVIYLNRIKTQEEAQRAVKFGEDLSIIAELAAKDLVSGIGQLCKWSGDPSLIADRVNGLIQPRLIRKLCGKCKQAFRPNPKLVAKVNLPPETDVLYRPPGREVMEAEDYEPCRRCGGVGYLGRTGIFAVLRMTDGVKEILRTKPSGSALKQQIRADGMPSFESEGLRLVAEGVTSLEELQRVFQEAA; encoded by the coding sequence ATGTTCGGCCGCCGCAACGCTCCACAGCCTGCCGAAGACGACGAGGAACAGGAACCCGAGTTCGACCTCGTCACCTTCCGCGGCCCGCTCTCCGGCGATCCGGTGGACATGAGCGCGCACGCCTCCGTGGCCCGCGTCGGCCTCGGCCCCGCCCGGGAGATGATCTCCGACGCCCTCTCCCGCCGCGGCGAGATGGTCCGTCTGGACACCCGCGGCCCCGCCGCGGCGGTTCGCACCTACATCGACGGCGTCGCCTACCCCGGCGGCCGCATGCCGGCCCGTCAGGCGGCGGCCATCACCCAGGTGCTCAAGCTGCTGGCCGGGTTGGACGTGAAGGTTCGCGACCAACCTCAGTCCGGCGGCATCAAGGCGGATCTGGACGGCGTGAAATACGTCCTCCGCATCGACACCGAACCCGCCGGCCAGACCGAACGGCTGACCGTCCGGGCCGAAAACCAGAACGAGAAGCTCGAGAAGCCGGAGGAACTCGGTTTCCCGCCGGACCTCAAGGAGCTGATCCGCGAGATGGCGGGCGGCGCCAAGGGCGGGCTGTTCATCGTCGGCCCGCCGCTCTCCGGCGTGACGACCACCACGTTCGGCGTGCTCCGCAGCGTGGACAGCTACGTATACAACATCTATGCGATCGGCGACCTCGGCGGGCGGGACCTGCACACGCTCACTGACTTCACCCCCAATAAGGGCGAGTCGCTGGACGACGCGATCGTCCGCGTGATCCGGGCGGAGGCGGACGTGATCTACCTCAACCGCATCAAGACGCAGGAGGAGGCCCAGCGCGCCGTGAAGTTCGGCGAGGACCTCTCCATCATCGCCGAGTTGGCGGCGAAGGACCTCGTGTCCGGCATCGGGCAGTTGTGCAAGTGGTCCGGCGACCCGTCGCTGATCGCCGATCGGGTCAACGGCCTGATCCAGCCGCGGCTGATCCGCAAGCTGTGCGGCAAGTGCAAGCAGGCGTTCCGCCCCAACCCCAAGCTGGTGGCGAAGGTCAATCTGCCGCCCGAGACCGACGTGCTCTACCGCCCGCCCGGCCGAGAGGTGATGGAGGCGGAGGACTACGAACCTTGCCGGCGCTGCGGCGGCGTGGGCTACCTCGGCCGCACCGGCATCTTCGCCGTCCTGCGGATGACCGACGGGGTCAAGGAGATCCTCCGCACCAAGCCCAGCGGATCGGCCCTCAAGCAGCAGATCCGGGCCGACGGCATGCCCTCCTTCGAGAGCGAAGGTCTGCGGCTGGTCGCCGAGGGCGTCACCAGCCTGGAAGAGTTGCAGCGGGTCTTCCAGGAAGCCGCCTGA
- a CDS encoding ArnT family glycosyltransferase: MSPSPVDSPATEPSRSARLRRWAPPVAAAAIAFVAVLCQLDPGGADPGMPQGPGLTVDEGFYTQQGVYLAAARHFGLALLDPRTLGEIFDTDAGYMADHPPLAKLWLGLWHDLAWWAHAPESPGGFFSVARARVGSAAAFALTVGLLVLCGTRWYGLPTGLAAGASLILMPRVFGHAHIASLETVTNLFFTACLCGVAAWWNPRVTTFKRPALCGLLFGLALLCKIQGALLGPTVAVWALYHAWREHGWKEGWRAIGPVAVFGGVGLCVFFVGWPYLWLNPSEHGAAFLGTITDRLPIRNYYLGQVWNGEEFDPTPWHYPLVMTLATVPVGITALALYGAWRGGIWGGVRGEEGGVRREKLGTAGSSPLPPPSSPLTLFTAAVLVPLALVSTRGESLYDGVRLWLVIFPPLALLAGRGAGLLFERLKDWRPKLAVPAVVGLLAVQGVNVVWMSPVWLSSYSAVVGGLWGADRLGFERNYWGDAVTRDLLNAADRQAHTNAPFFVAPALHQFADDDRAAASPAVRRRNDTWEMLSPLEQADGLGGDSPSGLAFGFHELDVFGTIRFARRAYWQAIAEPYTPPYETLLIDRPARFLPGRLVMRRQGVVLAVAPVDAEVPRPTEAEWGAMRLRAAATGAPPP, translated from the coding sequence GTGAGTCCTTCCCCCGTCGATTCGCCCGCCACCGAACCCTCCCGGTCCGCCCGACTCCGGCGTTGGGCGCCGCCGGTCGCCGCCGCGGCGATCGCGTTCGTCGCCGTGCTCTGTCAGCTCGATCCCGGCGGGGCCGATCCCGGCATGCCGCAGGGGCCGGGGCTCACGGTCGACGAAGGCTTCTACACGCAGCAGGGCGTCTACCTCGCCGCGGCACGGCATTTCGGGCTGGCGCTGCTGGACCCGCGGACGCTCGGCGAAATCTTCGACACCGACGCCGGCTACATGGCGGACCACCCGCCGCTGGCGAAGCTCTGGCTGGGACTGTGGCACGACCTCGCCTGGTGGGCTCACGCTCCCGAAAGCCCCGGCGGCTTCTTCAGCGTGGCCCGGGCTCGGGTCGGCAGCGCTGCGGCGTTCGCGCTGACCGTGGGGCTACTGGTGCTCTGCGGAACCCGCTGGTACGGCCTGCCGACTGGGTTGGCGGCCGGGGCGAGCCTGATCCTCATGCCGCGGGTGTTCGGACACGCGCACATCGCCTCGCTGGAGACGGTCACGAACCTCTTCTTCACCGCCTGCCTGTGCGGCGTGGCGGCGTGGTGGAACCCTCGCGTCACGACGTTCAAACGGCCGGCCCTGTGCGGGCTGCTGTTCGGCCTCGCCCTGCTCTGCAAGATTCAGGGGGCGCTGCTCGGCCCAACGGTCGCTGTCTGGGCGCTCTACCACGCTTGGCGGGAGCACGGCTGGAAGGAAGGGTGGCGGGCGATCGGCCCTGTCGCGGTCTTCGGGGGCGTGGGACTGTGCGTCTTCTTCGTCGGCTGGCCCTATCTCTGGCTCAACCCGAGCGAGCATGGGGCGGCGTTCCTCGGCACGATCACCGACCGCCTGCCGATTCGGAACTACTACCTCGGCCAGGTCTGGAACGGTGAGGAGTTCGATCCGACTCCTTGGCACTACCCGCTGGTGATGACCCTCGCCACGGTCCCGGTCGGGATCACGGCGTTGGCTCTGTATGGGGCTTGGCGGGGAGGCATCTGGGGAGGAGTGAGGGGTGAGGAGGGAGGAGTAAGGCGTGAAAAATTGGGAACCGCAGGCTCGTCCCCCCTCCCCCCTCCCTCCTCACCCCTCACCCTGTTCACCGCCGCGGTCCTCGTCCCGCTGGCCCTCGTCAGCACCCGCGGGGAGAGCCTGTACGACGGCGTGCGACTCTGGCTGGTGATCTTCCCCCCGCTGGCGCTGTTGGCCGGTCGGGGGGCCGGGTTGTTGTTCGAACGCCTGAAGGATTGGCGGCCGAAGCTCGCGGTGCCGGCGGTGGTGGGGTTGCTGGCGGTTCAGGGGGTCAACGTGGTCTGGATGAGCCCGGTCTGGCTGAGTTCCTACTCGGCAGTCGTCGGCGGGCTGTGGGGGGCGGACCGACTGGGGTTTGAGCGGAACTACTGGGGGGACGCGGTCACGCGGGACTTGCTGAACGCGGCGGACCGGCAGGCTCACACGAACGCCCCGTTCTTCGTCGCTCCGGCGCTGCACCAGTTCGCGGACGACGACCGGGCGGCCGCCTCGCCGGCGGTGCGGCGGCGGAATGACACGTGGGAGATGCTGTCGCCGCTCGAACAGGCCGACGGCTTAGGTGGCGACTCGCCTTCCGGGCTCGCCTTCGGCTTCCATGAACTCGACGTCTTCGGCACGATCCGATTCGCCCGCCGAGCCTACTGGCAAGCGATCGCGGAGCCATACACTCCGCCTTACGAGACCTTGCTAATCGACCGCCCCGCCCGGTTCCTCCCGGGCCGTCTGGTGATGCGGCGACAGGGCGTCGTGCTCGCCGTCGCCCCAGTCGATGCGGAAGTTCCCAGACCGACCGAGGCGGAGTGGGGGGCGATGAGGCTCAGAGCCGCGGCCACCGGAGCTCCGCCGCCCTGA
- a CDS encoding sialidase family protein, with translation MHVPRAAALRRLALLLLTTSVLPAALPAQDAVATERRLAGATDAEVRAFELEVMEKVADLALVPPTLNTSPLPEYDYDRLDYGMTIGVAGTPKGRLWACWVAGGDSPEAYFVLATSDDRGETWSKPRLVLDSHSENLPRDRSILVGNLWTDPTGRLWLFFDQSMDMFDGRAGVWATVCDNPDGDAPQWSPPRRIWHGVTLNKPTVLADGQWMLPVSLDQRGGFGPFRGCFPELDPHRGANVFVSADEGRTWERRGNAVFPNPDWHEHMVVERNDESLWMLARTSKGIMESRSTDGGETWSEPTASAIRHPVARFHIRRLQSGRLLLIKHGDRIDAHAGRVQLSAWLSADDGATWEGGLVLDERKGVSYPDGFQAADGTIFISYDRERSALGEILLARFTEEDVLAGKLVDPDSRLKLLISRPLGLKAKAPGQD, from the coding sequence ATGCACGTCCCTCGCGCCGCGGCCCTCAGGCGACTGGCCCTCCTGCTCCTGACGACGAGCGTCCTGCCGGCGGCGCTGCCCGCGCAAGACGCCGTGGCGACCGAACGGCGTCTGGCCGGCGCGACCGACGCCGAGGTCCGGGCGTTCGAACTGGAAGTGATGGAGAAGGTCGCCGACCTGGCCCTTGTCCCGCCGACGCTGAACACGTCGCCGCTGCCGGAGTACGACTACGACCGGCTCGACTACGGCATGACGATCGGCGTCGCCGGCACCCCGAAGGGCCGCCTCTGGGCCTGCTGGGTCGCCGGCGGGGACAGCCCGGAGGCGTATTTCGTCCTCGCCACCAGCGACGACCGGGGGGAGACGTGGTCCAAGCCGCGGCTGGTGCTGGACTCCCACTCCGAGAACCTGCCCCGCGACCGCAGCATTCTCGTCGGCAACCTCTGGACCGACCCGACCGGCCGGCTGTGGCTGTTCTTCGATCAGTCGATGGACATGTTCGACGGCCGGGCCGGCGTCTGGGCGACGGTCTGCGACAACCCCGACGGCGACGCCCCGCAGTGGTCCCCGCCGCGGCGGATCTGGCACGGGGTCACGCTGAACAAGCCCACCGTGCTCGCCGACGGGCAGTGGATGCTGCCGGTCTCCCTGGACCAGCGCGGCGGGTTCGGGCCGTTCCGCGGCTGCTTCCCCGAACTGGACCCGCACCGGGGGGCGAACGTGTTCGTCTCCGCCGACGAGGGCCGCACCTGGGAGCGCCGCGGGAATGCCGTCTTCCCCAACCCCGATTGGCATGAGCACATGGTCGTCGAGCGGAATGACGAGTCGCTCTGGATGCTCGCCCGCACCTCGAAGGGGATCATGGAGAGCCGCTCGACCGACGGCGGCGAAACCTGGTCCGAGCCGACGGCGTCCGCGATTCGTCACCCCGTCGCCCGGTTCCACATCCGGCGGCTCCAGTCCGGCCGTCTGCTGTTGATCAAGCACGGCGACCGGATTGACGCCCACGCCGGCCGCGTCCAACTGAGCGCCTGGCTCTCCGCCGACGACGGCGCGACCTGGGAGGGCGGGCTGGTCCTCGACGAGCGGAAGGGCGTCAGCTACCCCGACGGCTTTCAGGCCGCGGACGGCACGATTTTCATCTCGTACGACCGGGAACGCTCCGCCCTCGGCGAGATCCTGCTGGCCCGCTTCACGGAGGAGGACGTACTGGCCGGGAAACTCGTCGATCCGGACTCCCGGTTGAAGCTGCTCATCAGCCGTCCGCTCGGCCTGAAGGCCAAGGCCCCGGGTCAGGACTGA
- the arfB gene encoding alternative ribosome rescue aminoacyl-tRNA hydrolase ArfB gives MSLPSHLTVTQTLRVPTDEFTLTYARSSGPGGQNVNKVETKAVLRWPVVNSPSLPEGVKERFCQQYRTRINNDGELVMNCDEYRDQPSNREAVLERLRDMLSNVARPPKTRRKTKPTKGSQRRRLAAKKERSEKKQRRRTPGRDA, from the coding sequence ATGTCGCTGCCGTCGCATCTGACCGTCACGCAGACGCTGCGGGTGCCGACGGACGAGTTCACGCTCACCTACGCCCGCAGCAGCGGGCCGGGCGGGCAGAACGTCAACAAGGTGGAGACCAAAGCGGTCCTGCGGTGGCCGGTGGTCAACAGCCCCAGCCTGCCGGAGGGCGTGAAGGAGCGGTTCTGCCAGCAGTACCGCACCCGCATCAACAACGACGGCGAGTTGGTGATGAACTGCGACGAATACCGCGACCAGCCCAGCAACCGGGAGGCGGTGCTGGAACGCCTGCGGGACATGCTCTCCAACGTCGCCCGGCCGCCGAAGACCCGCCGGAAGACCAAGCCCACGAAGGGCTCCCAGCGTCGTCGACTGGCGGCGAAGAAGGAGCGGTCCGAGAAGAAACAGCGGCGTCGCACCCCCGGCCGCGACGCCTGA
- the moaC gene encoding cyclic pyranopterin monophosphate synthase MoaC, producing MVDVAAKPVTQRTAVAEATVRCQPATLDLILAGDGKKGDVRQVARIAGIQAAKNTGSLIPLCHPLPLDGVTVDFTSQPPDRLTVTAAVTCTGRTGVEMEALCAASVAALTVYDMVKAVDRGMTIEAVRLLRKTGGRSGDWRRPADGGAADQS from the coding sequence ATGGTGGACGTCGCCGCCAAGCCGGTGACCCAACGCACCGCCGTCGCGGAGGCGACCGTCCGCTGCCAGCCGGCCACGCTGGACCTGATTCTCGCCGGTGACGGCAAGAAGGGGGACGTGCGGCAGGTCGCCCGGATCGCCGGGATTCAGGCGGCGAAGAACACTGGGTCGCTCATCCCCCTCTGCCATCCGCTGCCGTTGGACGGGGTGACGGTGGACTTCACCTCCCAACCGCCGGACCGGCTGACCGTCACCGCGGCCGTGACCTGCACCGGGCGGACGGGGGTGGAGATGGAGGCCCTCTGCGCCGCCTCCGTCGCGGCCCTGACGGTTTACGACATGGTCAAGGCCGTCGACCGCGGGATGACGATCGAGGCCGTCCGCCTGCTCCGCAAAACCGGCGGACGCAGCGGCGACTGGCGACGCCCGGCGGACGGGGGCGCCGCGGATCAGTCCTGA
- a CDS encoding two-component system sensor histidine kinase NtrB, which translates to MAARPALALAGIVALLAWIFLLDLIFPLGVAAGVPYITAVLLALWLESDRVRVGVAVAAGLLTILGFFLPEPHGVGFWIGLENRLIALFAISVTAVLGQRLLIQTREVRERERRLRAVLLAAPDAILTVDADARIESCNPAAGAMFGRRCELLIGTPLSALLPDVDADQPPASRLRTLDAQRSDGSRFPAEVSISRFPRADDEAAFGGRTAGDEPGTPEQVAVVRDVTVLRDAQQRTLRTQRLAAVGETLAVLSHEVRNELLAFRIGLKILADELDPQASKLIADLQASELRLSRLFEDVRHHAGPIRLNPGPCRLTEVWRRAWNACDRNGRETELIECFTGAGTNPGDDGATCVADAFRLEQVFRNLFENALAACSDPVRIEVRVSREEGLNGEALRISVRDNGPGLTPEARRKAFEPFFTTKSDGTGLGLAICSRILDAHGGSLTLREPASSKGAGRGAQFDLILPLSGNASTAALREMIEV; encoded by the coding sequence GTGGCGGCCCGTCCCGCGCTCGCGTTGGCGGGGATCGTCGCCCTGCTGGCCTGGATCTTCCTGCTGGATTTGATCTTCCCGCTGGGGGTGGCCGCGGGGGTGCCGTACATCACCGCGGTGCTGCTGGCGCTGTGGCTGGAGAGCGATCGGGTGCGGGTGGGCGTCGCGGTGGCGGCGGGCCTGCTGACGATCCTGGGCTTCTTCCTGCCTGAGCCGCACGGAGTGGGCTTCTGGATCGGCCTCGAGAACCGGCTCATCGCGCTGTTTGCGATCAGCGTGACGGCGGTGCTGGGCCAGCGATTGCTGATCCAGACGCGGGAGGTCCGGGAGCGGGAGCGGCGCCTGAGGGCGGTGTTGCTCGCCGCCCCCGACGCGATCCTGACTGTGGACGCCGACGCCCGAATCGAGTCCTGCAATCCCGCCGCCGGGGCGATGTTCGGCCGGCGGTGCGAACTGCTGATCGGCACGCCGCTATCGGCGCTGTTGCCGGACGTGGACGCCGATCAGCCGCCCGCCTCCCGGCTCCGCACCCTCGACGCGCAACGCTCGGACGGGTCGCGGTTCCCCGCGGAGGTCTCTATCAGTCGGTTCCCCCGGGCAGACGACGAGGCGGCGTTCGGCGGCCGCACCGCCGGCGACGAGCCCGGCACGCCGGAGCAGGTGGCCGTCGTCCGCGACGTCACCGTCCTCCGCGACGCCCAGCAGCGCACGTTGCGAACCCAGCGGCTGGCCGCCGTCGGCGAAACGCTGGCCGTGCTTTCCCACGAGGTCCGCAACGAATTGCTGGCCTTCCGCATCGGCCTGAAGATCCTCGCGGACGAACTCGACCCGCAGGCCTCGAAACTGATCGCCGATCTGCAGGCGAGCGAACTCCGCCTCTCCCGGCTGTTCGAGGACGTCCGCCACCACGCCGGCCCCATCCGCCTGAACCCCGGGCCCTGTCGGCTGACGGAGGTGTGGCGACGGGCCTGGAACGCCTGCGACCGCAACGGCCGTGAGACGGAACTGATCGAATGCTTCACTGGGGCGGGGACGAACCCGGGCGACGACGGCGCGACCTGCGTGGCGGACGCCTTCCGGCTCGAGCAGGTGTTCCGCAACCTCTTCGAAAACGCCCTCGCCGCCTGCTCGGATCCGGTGCGGATCGAGGTGCGGGTGAGCCGGGAGGAGGGCCTGAACGGCGAGGCGTTGCGGATCAGCGTCCGCGACAACGGCCCGGGGCTCACGCCGGAGGCGCGACGAAAAGCCTTCGAGCCCTTCTTCACCACCAAATCGGACGGCACGGGGCTGGGCTTGGCGATCTGCAGCCGCATCCTCGACGCCCACGGCGGCTCGCTGACCCTGCGGGAGCCGGCCAGTTCGAAAGGCGCGGGGCGGGGGGCTCAGTTCGACCTGATCCTGCCGCTTTCCGGAAACGCCTCGACGGCGGCGCTGCGGGAGATGATCGAGGTCTGA
- a CDS encoding endonuclease III domain-containing protein, translated as MPVVPAAAVQAEKSALALEIHRRLCKEYGCPVPYFHSLSPMAELVSSFLSHRTRNADSGRAFKQLRKRFSTWEQVRDAPTEQVEEELAPCTWPEQKAPRLQEILRRIAEARGHVDDDALDFLADLPVPEARAWLEELSGVGPKTSAAVLSFSRLRRPALPVDSHHHRVAQRVGLIPKSLAVGPSHARLEALLPDDWDGQQVYDHHELLMFLGQRVCQYRAPKCPRCPLLDLCPTGQARVGASAAPAQPAKPR; from the coding sequence ATGCCTGTCGTCCCCGCTGCCGCCGTGCAGGCCGAGAAGTCGGCGCTGGCGCTGGAGATCCACCGCCGGCTGTGCAAGGAGTACGGCTGCCCGGTGCCCTACTTTCACAGCCTCTCGCCGATGGCGGAGCTGGTCAGTTCGTTCCTGTCGCACCGCACCCGCAATGCGGACAGCGGCCGGGCGTTCAAGCAGCTGCGAAAGCGGTTCTCCACCTGGGAACAGGTCCGCGACGCCCCGACGGAGCAGGTCGAAGAGGAACTCGCCCCCTGCACCTGGCCGGAGCAGAAGGCCCCGCGGCTCCAGGAGATCCTGCGTCGCATCGCCGAGGCCCGCGGGCACGTCGACGACGACGCGCTCGACTTCCTCGCCGACCTGCCGGTCCCCGAGGCCCGGGCGTGGCTGGAAGAGCTGTCGGGCGTCGGCCCGAAGACCAGCGCCGCGGTTCTCAGTTTCTCCCGGCTGCGGCGGCCGGCGCTGCCGGTGGACAGCCACCATCACCGCGTCGCCCAGCGGGTGGGGCTGATTCCGAAGTCGCTTGCCGTCGGCCCCTCCCACGCCCGACTCGAAGCCCTGCTGCCGGACGACTGGGACGGCCAGCAGGTCTACGACCACCACGAACTGCTGATGTTCCTCGGCCAGCGGGTCTGCCAGTACCGGGCGCCGAAGTGTCCCCGCTGCCCGTTGCTGGACCTGTGTCCGACCGGGCAGGCGCGGGTCGGCGCCAGCGCCGCCCCCGCCCAACCGGCGAAGCCGCGGTAA
- a CDS encoding zinc metallopeptidase gives MIHFDPVYFLLALPPLALMLWAQWRVKSNVAAGGRVGANMTGAAAARLILDRAGLQHVRIEPVEGELSDHYDPRDKTLRLSPEIYGRRSAAAVGIAAHEAGHALQDATNYGPMALRAMAVPAATAGGKIASIAVLGGFLAMWIGAYSFAQPLILLGILGYGAILAFQVINLPVEFDASNRAKRLVTELGIVDAEGGRWVNKCLNAAAWTYVAATLSTAATMLYYILVYSRMNNQR, from the coding sequence ATGATCCACTTCGACCCCGTCTACTTCCTTCTCGCCCTCCCGCCGTTGGCCCTGATGCTGTGGGCCCAGTGGCGGGTGAAGAGCAACGTTGCCGCCGGCGGCCGCGTGGGGGCGAACATGACCGGCGCCGCCGCAGCCCGGCTGATCCTCGACCGGGCCGGCTTGCAGCACGTCCGCATCGAGCCGGTGGAGGGCGAGTTGTCCGACCACTACGATCCCCGCGACAAGACGCTGCGGCTCTCGCCGGAGATCTACGGCCGCCGCAGCGCCGCCGCGGTTGGCATCGCCGCTCACGAGGCCGGGCACGCGTTGCAGGACGCCACCAACTACGGCCCGATGGCCCTGCGGGCGATGGCCGTGCCCGCCGCGACCGCCGGCGGCAAGATCGCCAGTATCGCCGTCCTGGGCGGGTTCCTGGCGATGTGGATCGGGGCGTACAGCTTCGCCCAACCGCTGATTCTGCTGGGCATCCTGGGGTACGGGGCGATTCTTGCCTTTCAGGTAATCAACCTGCCGGTCGAGTTCGACGCCAGCAACCGGGCCAAGCGGCTGGTGACGGAACTGGGCATCGTGGACGCCGAGGGCGGCCGCTGGGTCAACAAGTGCCTGAACGCCGCCGCGTGGACCTACGTCGCCGCCACCCTCAGCACCGCCGCGACGATGCTGTACTACATTCTCGTCTACAGCCGCATGAACAACCAGCGGTAG